A window from Candidatus Nitrospira neomarina encodes these proteins:
- a CDS encoding PAS domain S-box protein, with product MKNTQTTGSEIITTHTHTSKGTASRNSSRELTQKLTASEERFQSVVQTATDAIILWDEHGSILSWNKGARRMFGYVREEILGSPLTRIIPARYHEAHRYGMERVGSAVDGGGIVKTLELHGLKKNGEEFPIEMAPSKSDLENETFYCGIIRDISERKLAEKVLEERNRMLAFEAEVGQVLNCDQTLSVRLQGCADSFISHLDGAWAGFWTMHSMEEGLELQASAGLSTHLAGSVPFGHSQIGQIAFEKRPYLTNAIINDSGVPERAWAKKKGLVSFAGYPLLIDQEVVGVMAVFSRQPLTSFMWHSLGLVADRIATAIERQRVMETHQNLARHYARILAASGEGIYELDREGKTTFVNPAGTLMLGYKVEELIGEPMHELIHHTKPEGSPYPREACPIHAALREGTVYHDDTEVLWRKNGTSFPVDYYISPIRENGILIGAVVTFKDISERVRMTAELLEETKLAGVTVMLGDIAHDIKNMLMPVLNGAKLLDDDLQELFEKLPDVTPKELSASRKFSNEAVEMIVKNARRIQGRMREIADTVKGISSPLRFAPCQVSEVVEGVFGILRFYATEMGVSLNTQGLDVLPHIQADENRLFNALYNLVNNAIPETPAGGSVTIGGSIGLDGRTVVLTVADTGGGMPPEIRDRLFTKDAISGKAGGTGLGTKIVKDVVDAHSGTVSVHSEPRKGTTFTIQLPMTPKILKPEGILP from the coding sequence ATGAAAAACACTCAAACGACAGGGAGCGAAATCATAACAACCCACACCCATACATCAAAAGGTACGGCTTCCAGGAATTCATCCAGGGAATTGACTCAGAAGTTGACAGCCAGTGAAGAACGGTTTCAATCTGTCGTACAGACCGCCACGGATGCCATTATTTTGTGGGATGAGCACGGCTCCATCTTGTCTTGGAATAAGGGTGCCAGAAGGATGTTTGGGTATGTCCGCGAGGAAATCCTGGGGAGTCCACTGACTCGGATTATCCCGGCTCGGTATCACGAAGCGCATCGCTATGGAATGGAACGGGTGGGATCAGCAGTCGATGGGGGCGGCATCGTGAAAACCCTCGAACTACATGGTTTGAAAAAGAACGGGGAGGAATTCCCTATTGAGATGGCTCCTTCAAAATCAGACCTCGAAAATGAGACATTTTATTGTGGCATCATACGCGACATTTCTGAGCGGAAACTGGCGGAGAAGGTGCTGGAGGAACGGAACCGAATGTTGGCCTTTGAGGCGGAGGTGGGGCAGGTCCTGAACTGTGACCAAACGCTGAGTGTCCGCCTGCAGGGTTGTGCGGATTCGTTCATAAGTCATCTGGATGGGGCTTGGGCCGGTTTCTGGACGATGCATTCTATGGAGGAAGGTTTGGAGCTGCAGGCTAGTGCCGGGCTTTCTACTCATTTGGCCGGTTCCGTGCCATTTGGCCATTCGCAAATCGGTCAGATTGCCTTTGAGAAGAGGCCCTATCTGACCAATGCGATCATCAATGATTCCGGGGTTCCAGAACGGGCATGGGCTAAGAAAAAAGGGCTTGTGTCCTTTGCGGGGTATCCGTTGCTGATCGACCAGGAGGTGGTGGGGGTTATGGCGGTGTTTTCCCGGCAACCCTTGACCAGTTTCATGTGGCACAGTCTTGGTTTAGTGGCTGATCGCATCGCCACGGCCATTGAACGTCAAAGAGTGATGGAAACACACCAAAATCTCGCGAGGCACTACGCACGAATCCTCGCCGCCTCGGGAGAGGGGATCTATGAATTGGATAGAGAAGGCAAAACCACTTTTGTGAATCCGGCCGGGACTCTTATGCTGGGATACAAGGTCGAGGAATTAATTGGCGAGCCGATGCACGAGCTGATTCATCATACGAAACCCGAGGGGTCACCCTATCCCAGAGAAGCCTGTCCTATTCATGCCGCGCTCAGGGAGGGAACGGTTTATCATGATGATACAGAGGTGCTCTGGCGCAAAAATGGGACCTCTTTCCCTGTTGACTACTACATTTCGCCGATCCGGGAAAATGGAATTTTAATTGGGGCTGTGGTGACGTTCAAGGATATTAGCGAGCGGGTACGAATGACTGCCGAATTATTGGAAGAAACAAAACTCGCTGGCGTGACAGTGATGCTAGGGGATATTGCTCACGATATCAAGAATATGCTCATGCCGGTGCTGAATGGCGCCAAATTGCTAGACGACGATCTTCAAGAATTGTTTGAGAAGTTACCTGACGTTACTCCGAAGGAATTGTCGGCCTCAAGGAAATTTTCCAACGAGGCGGTCGAAATGATCGTGAAGAATGCCCGTCGGATTCAAGGTCGCATGCGGGAGATTGCCGATACGGTCAAAGGTATATCCAGCCCGCTACGGTTTGCTCCATGCCAGGTGTCGGAAGTGGTCGAAGGCGTCTTCGGCATCCTTCGCTTCTATGCCACGGAGATGGGTGTTTCCCTAAACACGCAAGGTCTTGACGTCCTTCCGCACATTCAGGCGGATGAGAACCGTTTGTTCAACGCCCTCTACAATCTGGTCAATAATGCAATTCCGGAAACCCCTGCCGGTGGATCAGTCACCATTGGTGGGTCAATAGGGTTAGATGGAAGAACCGTGGTGTTAACGGTCGCAGATACGGGTGGGGGAATGCCCCCTGAAATCCGTGACAGATTATTTACTAAAGATGCGATCAGCGGTAAAGCCGGGGGAACTGGATTGGGGACGAAGATAGTCAAGGATGTGGTTGATGCTCATTCAGGAACGGTCAGCGTACATAGTGAACCACGGAAAGGCACCACCTTCACCATCCAATTACCGATGACTCCAAAGATTTTGAAACCAGAAGGAATTCTTCCTTAG
- a CDS encoding pentapeptide repeat-containing protein → MANPEHVERLIKGGVGEWNKFRRTSQSIQPDLSGADLSGYDFTGLDLSQANLEGADLSDAYLFHANLTEANLSGVNLTEADVQEANLIKANLSHATMTRIDLSGTGLIACNLEGANLEGATLTRASLPWGNLTRANLAKAKLNLTDLREAQLIQANLEGASLQDTSLTGTNLQGANLQGATHISIDLLAKAKSLYQTILDPDLKGTLLQSHSHLFEKPVDL, encoded by the coding sequence ATGGCCAATCCTGAACATGTTGAACGCCTCATCAAGGGAGGGGTCGGGGAATGGAATAAATTTCGACGGACAAGCCAGTCCATTCAACCAGACCTGAGCGGAGCTGATCTTTCCGGGTACGACTTTACCGGGCTTGATTTAAGCCAGGCCAATCTGGAAGGGGCAGACCTTTCAGACGCCTATCTCTTTCATGCCAATTTAACAGAAGCCAACCTCTCCGGGGTGAACCTCACCGAAGCCGATGTGCAGGAAGCCAATCTGATCAAGGCTAATCTCTCACATGCCACCATGACCAGGATTGATTTGTCCGGAACCGGGCTCATTGCCTGCAACCTGGAGGGCGCGAATCTTGAGGGGGCCACCCTTACACGTGCTTCGCTTCCATGGGGAAATCTTACCCGTGCCAATCTGGCCAAAGCCAAGCTCAACTTAACTGATTTGCGTGAGGCTCAACTCATACAGGCTAATTTGGAAGGGGCTTCCCTTCAGGATACATCCCTGACCGGGACGAACTTACAGGGAGCCAATCTCCAAGGCGCCACTCATATCTCCATTGATCTGCTCGCCAAAGCCAAATCTCTGTATCAAACCATCCTTGATCCGGACCTAAAGGGAACCCTTCTGCAATCCCATTCTCACCTTTTCGAAAAACCAGTTGACCTATAG
- the hflC gene encoding protease modulator HflC yields the protein MKQNLLIGVILVFGLLLVLGLSPFFVVDLTETAIVVALGKPVETITEPGLKFKIPFYHQVTFFDKRYLDYDAPVRDVITSDKKSMVIDNFAKWRIVDPLKVYQAFQTQRGALQRLDDIIYSELRVELGRHELTEIVSANRALIMKVVSDRSNEKASAYGLEVLDVRIKRADLPEQNEKAIFQRMQAERERQAKQYRAEGEEEAQKIRSEAEKDKQIILAEAYKTAQEIRGDGEAKAYKIYATAYQQGPEFFEFIRTMEAYKKTFANNTTLVLSPDSEFLKYLKKR from the coding sequence ATGAAACAAAATCTCCTCATTGGTGTCATATTAGTTTTTGGATTGCTTTTGGTATTAGGTCTTTCTCCGTTTTTTGTGGTCGATTTAACCGAAACAGCTATCGTGGTCGCATTGGGGAAACCTGTCGAGACCATCACGGAACCAGGGCTGAAATTCAAGATTCCCTTTTACCATCAAGTCACCTTTTTTGATAAACGCTATTTGGACTATGACGCTCCCGTACGCGATGTCATTACTAGTGACAAGAAGTCTATGGTGATCGACAATTTCGCCAAATGGCGCATAGTGGACCCCTTAAAAGTCTATCAGGCCTTTCAGACACAACGAGGGGCCCTTCAGCGCCTGGACGATATCATTTACTCGGAATTGCGTGTTGAGTTGGGCCGGCATGAACTGACGGAAATCGTTTCCGCAAACCGGGCGTTGATCATGAAAGTCGTGTCAGATCGTTCCAACGAAAAAGCCTCGGCCTACGGGCTGGAAGTTTTGGATGTACGGATCAAGCGGGCTGATTTGCCCGAGCAAAATGAAAAAGCTATTTTCCAACGGATGCAGGCCGAACGGGAACGGCAGGCCAAACAATATCGAGCAGAGGGAGAGGAAGAAGCCCAAAAGATTCGCTCCGAGGCCGAGAAAGACAAGCAGATCATTCTGGCAGAGGCCTATAAAACCGCACAGGAAATTCGCGGAGACGGTGAAGCTAAAGCCTACAAAATCTATGCGACCGCCTATCAACAAGGCCCGGAGTTTTTTGAATTTATCCGAACCATGGAAGCCTACAAGAAAACCTTTGCGAACAATACGACGTTGGTTCTCTCCCCGGATTCGGAATTCCTCAAGTACCTCAAAAAACGGTAA
- a CDS encoding CobW family GTP-binding protein has translation MNNEKPEAVARTGKAGADLGVPALVVSGFLGAGKTTLVKHLIADAQQQGLKLAVISNEFGELGIDRALLQEEGGPGYVELEGGCVCCQLSGELLNTLQNLWETIRPDRVVVETSGVALPFETLLTFWREPVTEWVGESLAVVVVNAEQVAHGRDLEGTFEQQVSSADLLVFNKVDLVPSDSIGRLENLLQDMAPGAPVIRSIQGEIDTAIVFPSLPAKKGSPNSQRKPELLPHTHEEFEAEELSFPDDLTPEQLIQELQPLNTLRIKGIVNTSEGPKLVQGVGPRIDLSSPPSQFPKEMLGRLVAIRRK, from the coding sequence ATGAACAATGAAAAACCAGAAGCTGTTGCACGTACTGGAAAAGCTGGAGCAGATCTTGGCGTTCCGGCATTGGTGGTGTCCGGCTTCCTTGGGGCTGGTAAGACGACGCTTGTCAAGCATTTGATTGCGGATGCTCAACAACAGGGGCTGAAATTGGCTGTGATCTCCAATGAATTTGGTGAATTAGGCATTGATCGGGCTCTGCTTCAAGAAGAAGGCGGTCCAGGGTATGTGGAACTGGAAGGAGGGTGTGTGTGCTGCCAGCTTTCCGGTGAATTACTCAACACGTTGCAGAATCTGTGGGAAACTATTCGTCCGGATCGAGTGGTGGTGGAAACATCCGGCGTGGCCTTACCCTTCGAAACGCTCCTGACATTTTGGCGTGAGCCCGTCACGGAGTGGGTGGGTGAGAGTTTAGCGGTGGTTGTCGTCAATGCGGAACAAGTGGCACACGGGCGGGACTTGGAGGGCACGTTTGAGCAACAAGTCTCTTCGGCAGATCTGTTGGTCTTCAATAAAGTCGATTTAGTTCCATCAGACTCAATCGGTCGATTGGAAAACCTTCTTCAGGACATGGCCCCTGGTGCTCCAGTGATTCGAAGCATTCAGGGGGAAATCGATACGGCGATTGTTTTTCCTTCCCTCCCCGCCAAAAAGGGTTCACCCAACTCTCAACGAAAGCCCGAACTCCTTCCTCACACGCATGAGGAATTTGAAGCAGAGGAACTCTCCTTTCCTGACGACCTCACGCCCGAACAGCTCATCCAAGAACTTCAACCCCTTAACACTCTTCGCATCAAAGGCATCGTGAACACCTCAGAAGGTCCGAAGCTGGTTCAAGGCGTTGGCCCCCGCATTGATCTGAGCTCGCCTCCCTCGCAATTTCCCAAAGAAATGCTTGGCCGCCTGGTCGCCATCCGCCGAAAATAG
- a CDS encoding TraB/GumN family protein, which translates to MKNSDYTPPGIVSEASTGLVGQYETDVLCLSVYGKTVILIGTAHVSQESVDLVKLVIEQEHPDRVCVELDAKRFEAISHPNRWESLDIKEIIRKQQLSTLMVNLILSSFQKRLGDKLGVIPGTEMLEAIRMADKHDIPVTLADRDVRVTMRRAWRNTPFWRKSLLMSSLMLSIFDTTEVSEEEIRNLKKQDVLSEMMKDLGKEVPTLKTVLIDERDHYLAEKIADAAGSRIVAVVGAGHVEGICRTLHGREPVDLEELESIQPVSPVWKAVGWSIPVLIVGSIAWIGWQKGLSAAGENLLFWILANGIPSGIGGMLAMAHPLTIAAAFISAPFTSLTPVIGVGYVTAFVQAYMQPPLVREFQTVAEDIAIPRKWWKSRLLRVFLAFLLPTIGSLIGTWVGGTRIVSNLF; encoded by the coding sequence ATGAAAAATTCAGATTATACCCCACCAGGAATTGTGTCGGAAGCATCCACAGGCTTGGTGGGACAGTACGAGACTGATGTTTTGTGTCTGTCCGTGTATGGGAAGACCGTGATTCTTATTGGCACGGCCCATGTGTCACAAGAATCTGTGGATTTGGTCAAACTCGTCATTGAACAGGAGCATCCAGACCGTGTTTGTGTAGAATTGGATGCCAAGCGGTTTGAAGCCATTTCGCATCCCAATCGATGGGAATCATTGGACATCAAGGAAATCATCCGCAAGCAGCAGCTCAGTACGCTGATGGTCAATCTTATTTTGTCTTCCTTCCAAAAACGGTTGGGAGATAAATTGGGCGTTATTCCAGGTACCGAAATGCTGGAGGCCATTCGAATGGCCGACAAGCATGATATTCCCGTGACTCTCGCCGACCGAGACGTGCGGGTGACGATGCGTCGTGCCTGGCGCAACACCCCATTTTGGCGAAAAAGTCTGTTAATGTCCTCGCTCATGCTGAGTATCTTTGATACCACTGAAGTCTCCGAAGAGGAGATTCGGAACCTTAAAAAGCAGGATGTGCTTTCAGAAATGATGAAGGACTTAGGGAAAGAGGTGCCGACGCTCAAAACGGTGCTCATTGACGAGCGGGATCACTATTTAGCTGAAAAAATTGCCGATGCGGCAGGGTCCAGGATTGTCGCCGTGGTTGGCGCCGGGCATGTGGAAGGCATTTGCCGCACATTGCATGGCCGGGAGCCGGTGGACTTGGAGGAGCTGGAAAGCATCCAGCCCGTCTCTCCGGTCTGGAAAGCCGTGGGTTGGAGTATCCCGGTTCTAATTGTGGGGTCCATTGCCTGGATTGGATGGCAAAAGGGGTTAAGTGCTGCCGGAGAGAATTTATTGTTTTGGATTTTGGCCAATGGTATTCCCAGCGGGATTGGCGGGATGTTGGCCATGGCTCATCCGCTCACCATCGCCGCTGCATTTATCTCCGCACCGTTTACCAGTCTCACCCCCGTAATTGGAGTCGGGTATGTCACGGCGTTTGTCCAGGCCTATATGCAACCGCCTCTGGTGCGGGAGTTTCAAACGGTGGCGGAAGATATTGCCATTCCACGAAAGTGGTGGAAAAGTCGGCTCCTCCGTGTATTTTTAGCCTTTCTCCTTCCCACGATTGGAAGTCTCATCGGTACGTGGGTAGGGGGCACCCGCATTGTTTCCAATTTGTTTTAA
- a CDS encoding aminopeptidase P family protein, which produces MACEKLLAMRAELVRQQLTGFVVPHTDEYQNEYLPACAERLAWLTGFTGSAGTAIVLPNEAAMFVDGRYTLQVADQVDEKSFTLHNSGETLPDEWLALRAAPTDRIGYDPSLHTPQDLERFQAATERVGAQLVPCVSNPIDMVWHDRPQPPSGVIKPHLLEFSGQSSQVKREVLSRRCLEDRIDAAIITAPDSIAWLLNIRGSDVAHTPLPLCRAILYATGRVALFVDQKKITPGLQAHLGPDISFARPEEFEAGLQQLGAHGNRVLCDPAKTNSWIFTTLSQSGADIVHKNDPCVLPKACKNPVEIAGAYAANQRDGVAMCQFLAWLAREGPKGLVTELGAVDYLDACRRKQALWEDCSFPTISGAGSNGAIVHYHSTPETNRRLEPGTLYLVDSGGQYLDGTTDITRTIAIGRPSDEHRDRYTRVLQGHIALATARFPEGTTGSQLDALARAPLWAMGLDYDHGTGHGVGSFLGVHEGPQRIGKAANAVALKPGMIVSNEPGYYKTGAYGIRLENLVTVVEDESFKNSSRRFLAFDTLTIVPFERALIAMEVLSLNERQWVDTYHARVWAELQSVLDTDTRAWLEQATQSLS; this is translated from the coding sequence ATGGCATGTGAGAAGCTTCTGGCGATGCGAGCGGAACTGGTCCGTCAGCAATTGACGGGTTTTGTGGTGCCGCATACGGATGAATATCAGAATGAATATCTGCCTGCCTGCGCAGAGCGGCTTGCCTGGTTGACCGGGTTTACCGGTTCGGCGGGGACGGCGATTGTCTTACCGAATGAAGCCGCAATGTTTGTGGATGGCCGGTATACGCTTCAAGTGGCTGACCAGGTTGATGAGAAAAGCTTCACGCTTCACAATAGTGGGGAAACGTTACCGGATGAATGGTTGGCGCTTCGTGCAGCACCAACCGATCGAATCGGTTATGATCCCTCCCTGCATACTCCGCAGGATCTCGAACGGTTTCAGGCAGCAACCGAACGAGTCGGTGCACAACTCGTCCCCTGTGTATCGAATCCTATCGATATGGTCTGGCATGATCGGCCTCAACCACCCTCAGGTGTGATCAAGCCTCATCTCCTGGAGTTTTCCGGTCAAAGTTCCCAGGTTAAGCGTGAGGTATTAAGCCGGAGGTGTTTAGAAGACCGGATCGATGCGGCTATCATTACCGCACCGGATTCCATTGCCTGGTTGTTGAACATTCGCGGATCGGATGTAGCCCATACTCCATTACCCCTGTGCCGGGCTATTCTATATGCCACAGGACGGGTCGCCCTGTTTGTGGATCAGAAAAAAATCACCCCGGGCTTGCAAGCGCATTTGGGTCCGGACATTTCCTTTGCACGACCAGAGGAATTTGAAGCTGGCTTACAACAGTTGGGAGCCCATGGGAATCGGGTGCTGTGTGATCCAGCCAAGACCAATTCCTGGATTTTCACCACATTAAGCCAGAGTGGGGCTGACATTGTACATAAAAATGATCCCTGTGTGCTGCCAAAGGCCTGTAAAAATCCGGTGGAAATTGCAGGAGCCTACGCGGCGAATCAACGGGATGGAGTGGCCATGTGTCAATTTCTGGCGTGGCTGGCCCGGGAAGGACCCAAGGGACTGGTGACTGAATTAGGGGCCGTGGACTATCTCGATGCCTGTCGGCGAAAACAGGCGTTGTGGGAGGATTGCAGCTTCCCTACCATTTCGGGTGCAGGGTCAAATGGCGCCATTGTGCATTATCATTCGACCCCGGAGACGAATAGGCGCCTGGAGCCGGGGACATTGTATCTGGTTGACTCCGGCGGGCAATATTTAGACGGAACGACCGATATCACCCGGACCATTGCGATTGGACGTCCTTCGGACGAACATCGTGATCGTTATACACGCGTGTTACAAGGTCATATTGCTCTGGCCACGGCCAGATTTCCTGAGGGGACCACAGGGAGCCAATTGGATGCGCTGGCACGTGCGCCCCTATGGGCAATGGGGTTGGATTACGATCATGGGACAGGCCATGGTGTCGGGAGTTTTTTAGGGGTCCATGAAGGTCCACAAAGAATCGGGAAAGCTGCCAATGCGGTCGCTCTGAAGCCTGGAATGATTGTGTCAAATGAACCGGGTTATTACAAAACCGGTGCCTATGGGATTCGCTTGGAAAACCTGGTGACGGTGGTGGAGGATGAGTCTTTCAAGAACTCATCGCGGAGGTTTCTTGCCTTTGATACCCTGACGATTGTGCCATTCGAGCGAGCCCTCATTGCCATGGAGGTGTTATCGCTCAACGAACGACAGTGGGTGGATACCTATCATGCTCGGGTGTGGGCGGAACTCCAATCTGTTCTGGATACGGATACGCGTGCTTGGTTGGAGCAGGCGACGCAATCTCTCAGCTAA
- the hflK gene encoding FtsH protease activity modulator HflK has protein sequence MAWEPKDPWGGSGQDPLDEALRKAQDQLNRLVPGRGFKSIIYIVLAVLALWQSVFIVAPDEQGLVKRFGDIVREVESGPHFKIPFVETVDTPKVEKLHRVEVGFRQDRGRTQFVPREALMLTGDMNILSLEFIVQYKIKEAKNYLYKVADVESTIHNAAEAAMREVIGKSKIDEALTIGKAQIQQEAQDLLQGILDQYLAGVQVATIQLQDVNPPDAVAAAFKDVASAKEDREKLINQSHGYRNDLIPRAKGEAAQGINQAKGSAQSRIARAEGEANYFLQTLKEYKLAKDVISKRVYIETMEEVMANTEKIILDSKASGNVLPFLPLDRQSRSRGETTTQGGDSR, from the coding sequence ATGGCATGGGAACCTAAAGATCCGTGGGGAGGAAGCGGTCAAGACCCCCTCGATGAAGCGCTTCGGAAAGCACAAGACCAACTCAATCGACTCGTGCCCGGCCGGGGTTTCAAATCAATCATTTACATCGTCTTGGCAGTCCTGGCTCTCTGGCAATCGGTGTTTATTGTAGCCCCGGACGAGCAAGGTCTGGTGAAACGATTTGGCGATATTGTCCGCGAGGTTGAATCCGGCCCACATTTTAAAATTCCATTTGTAGAAACAGTCGACACTCCAAAAGTTGAAAAACTCCATCGAGTGGAGGTGGGATTCCGCCAAGACCGTGGACGCACCCAATTCGTTCCCAGAGAAGCCCTCATGTTGACCGGTGACATGAATATTCTGTCTCTTGAGTTCATCGTCCAATATAAAATCAAGGAAGCTAAAAATTATTTATATAAAGTCGCCGATGTCGAGTCCACGATTCACAACGCGGCTGAAGCAGCCATGCGGGAAGTCATCGGCAAAAGTAAAATTGATGAAGCGCTAACGATCGGCAAAGCCCAGATTCAACAGGAAGCTCAAGACCTGCTTCAAGGCATCCTCGATCAATACCTGGCCGGCGTACAAGTGGCCACAATCCAACTTCAGGATGTGAATCCTCCGGATGCCGTCGCCGCGGCTTTTAAAGATGTCGCCAGCGCCAAGGAAGACCGTGAAAAACTCATTAACCAGTCTCACGGCTACCGAAACGATCTCATCCCCAGAGCAAAAGGGGAAGCGGCTCAAGGCATCAACCAGGCCAAAGGGAGCGCACAGTCACGGATTGCACGTGCGGAGGGGGAAGCCAATTACTTTCTCCAGACTTTAAAAGAATACAAACTGGCCAAGGATGTCATCAGTAAACGGGTATACATTGAAACGATGGAAGAAGTCATGGCCAATACGGAAAAAATCATTTTGGACTCGAAGGCCTCAGGCAATGTCCTGCCCTTTCTTCCGTTAGACCGCCAATCCCGCTCTAGGGGAGAAACAACCACGCAAGGAGGGGACTCCCGATGA
- a CDS encoding STAS domain-containing protein, with protein MQVAERMQDTTLVLMISGRVTAYSRKVFQGMVKSARFSGARHIIFNMEGVTFMDTIGLGGLMLAYLDLNDNHMVMSVVEPQQPVKTLLEDANFPELVPTYPTEETALQAIQ; from the coding sequence ATGCAAGTAGCCGAACGAATGCAAGATACAACGCTGGTCTTGATGATTTCTGGACGGGTGACTGCGTACTCACGGAAAGTGTTCCAGGGGATGGTGAAATCCGCCAGATTCTCCGGCGCCAGGCATATCATTTTTAATATGGAGGGCGTGACGTTCATGGACACCATTGGGTTGGGGGGATTAATGCTCGCCTACCTTGACTTGAATGACAATCATATGGTCATGAGTGTCGTAGAACCCCAACAGCCGGTGAAAACTTTACTCGAAGACGCAAACTTTCCCGAACTGGTTCCGACATATCCCACTGAAGAGACTGCCTTGCAAGCCATCCAATAG
- a CDS encoding SIMPL domain-containing protein produces the protein MSTTMNASTLVNGVVLGFLLLLLPVSGWAETNDEDLPRLTVSAEGMINVSPDKAVLSFAVETVGEKLSDVQQENQERVAKVLEECRGFNIPSEFIQTTSLNVIPEYPPPPRRPTDGTLENSVPRIIGYRVVHQVNVEVRNLEVVGKVVDRLLQVGANRFSGIAWGLQNEQPTKLEVLKQASAQAQSKAEALAQALNLKLVRMINVSEGGVSPSPPEGRYRMAMAMDSGGEASVSAGEISIRGSVLLVYEISQK, from the coding sequence ATGTCTACGACCATGAATGCCTCAACATTAGTGAATGGTGTGGTGCTGGGATTTTTATTGCTGTTGCTCCCGGTATCCGGGTGGGCGGAAACGAATGATGAGGATCTTCCACGATTAACGGTTTCCGCAGAGGGGATGATCAATGTGTCTCCTGATAAAGCGGTGTTGAGTTTTGCGGTCGAAACAGTCGGAGAAAAGCTGTCCGATGTTCAACAGGAGAATCAGGAGCGGGTAGCGAAGGTCTTGGAGGAGTGCCGAGGGTTTAATATTCCGTCTGAGTTCATTCAAACGACGTCCTTGAACGTCATTCCTGAATATCCACCACCCCCGCGACGTCCAACCGATGGAACGTTAGAGAACAGTGTTCCCCGTATCATTGGCTATCGTGTCGTCCACCAGGTCAATGTGGAGGTGCGTAATCTTGAGGTGGTGGGAAAGGTCGTTGACCGGCTTTTACAGGTTGGAGCCAACAGATTTTCAGGCATTGCCTGGGGCTTGCAAAATGAACAACCCACCAAGCTTGAAGTCTTGAAACAGGCTTCTGCCCAAGCCCAATCCAAGGCTGAGGCGTTGGCTCAGGCCTTGAACCTCAAATTGGTTCGGATGATCAATGTCTCGGAAGGTGGCGTTTCTCCATCCCCTCCTGAGGGTCGATACCGCATGGCGATGGCGATGGATAGCGGAGGAGAAGCATCGGTGTCGGCAGGTGAAATCTCGATACGTGGTTCCGTCCTCCTGGTGTATGAAATCAGTCAGAAGTAA